GAGATGTCGACGTACTCGCCGTAGCGGGCGTTGAACACGATCTTTTGCGCGTCGCACTCGGAGTAGCGGACGCGCATCAGAAAGCGGAAGGGAGGCATGGCGTCATCGTACCTGCCCGCCTCGCCGCGCGAACGCGGTAGCATTCCCTGCATGATCGTGGTGAAGGTGGGCGGATCGGAAGGCATCGACCTCGACGCGGTGTGCGCGGACATCGCGCACCTTTGGAGCGCGGGCACACGAATGGTGCTCGTGCACGGCGGCAGCGCCGAGACGAACCGCGTGGCGGAGGCGCTCGGTCACCCGCCGAAGTTCGTCACGAGCCCGAGCGGCTTCACGAGTCGCTTCACGGACCGCGCGACGTTGGAGATCTTCGAGATGGTGTACTGCGGCAAGGTCAACAAAGGCATCGTGGAGAGGTTGCAGCGCCTCGGCGTGAACGCCGTGGGTTTGTCGGGCCTCGACGGCCGCATCTTCGAGGGCAAGCACAAGGACTCCGTGCGCTCCGTGGAGGACGGCAAGGTGAAGGTGCTGCGCGGCGACCATACCGGAACGGTGGAGAAGGTGAACACGCACCTCGTCGAGCTTTTGCTCGACGGCGGCTACCTTCCGGTGTTGACGCCGCCGGGCGCGAGCTTCGACGGAGTGGCGGTGAACGTCGACGGGGACCGCGCGGCGGCGGCGCTCGCAGCGGCCATGCACGCCGAGGCGCTCTTGCTGCTGTCCAACGTGCCGGGCCTCCTGCGCGCCTTTCCCGACGAGTCGAGCCTCATCGAGCGCATCGACGCGAGCGACGTGGAAGCGTACCTGGAGTTCGCGCAAGGCCGCATGAAGAAGAAGGTGCTGGGCGCGGCGGAAGCGGTGCAGGGAGGCGTGGGGCGCGTCATCTTCGGAGACGCGCGCGTCGAAGGCCCCGTCTCGGCGGCCCTCGCCGGACGCGGCACCGTCGTGTCGTGAGCGTCGAGCCGTGAGGGGATTGCCGCTCGTCACGGTCTTGCTGCTGAGCGCGTGCGCGTTCTTCGCGGGGCGCTTTCTGCACGGCCCGAGCTGGTGGATCGGCCTCGCCATCGTGCTGAGCATTCCCTTCTCGGTGCGCGCCCGAGAAGGCGCCTTGACGCGCGGTGAGCGAGGCTGGGCGTACGTCCTGAGCGCCGCGGGCTTCGCCGCCGGGTTCTTCAGCGCGTGAAGCGCGTCGAGAACGCCGTGCTCGCCGCGTGCGGCTCGCTGGACCATCCGCTCGCGGAAGCCTTGCTCGTCCGAGCCGCCGATTCGAAGGCTTTTGTCGACTTCGTCGAGGCGCACGCTTCGAAGCTGCGCAAGAAGGTGCGATTGGCCGTTTCGGACGAGGAGC
This genomic window from Deinococcus yavapaiensis KR-236 contains:
- a CDS encoding [LysW]-aminoadipate kinase, which codes for MIVVKVGGSEGIDLDAVCADIAHLWSAGTRMVLVHGGSAETNRVAEALGHPPKFVTSPSGFTSRFTDRATLEIFEMVYCGKVNKGIVERLQRLGVNAVGLSGLDGRIFEGKHKDSVRSVEDGKVKVLRGDHTGTVEKVNTHLVELLLDGGYLPVLTPPGASFDGVAVNVDGDRAAAALAAAMHAEALLLLSNVPGLLRAFPDESSLIERIDASDVEAYLEFAQGRMKKKVLGAAEAVQGGVGRVIFGDARVEGPVSAALAGRGTVVS